In Solanum pennellii chromosome 7, SPENNV200, the following are encoded in one genomic region:
- the LOC107025958 gene encoding serine/threonine-protein kinase STY13-like — protein sequence MLEAPKFAGLIDLNENHDHYGLTQNFYHKLGEGSNMSIDSYGSLQMSNGGGSVAMSMDNSSVGSNDSHTRILNHQGLKRVHNNYSDAASVNKGKTSHGLSDDALAKALMDPRFPTNGLENYDEWTIDLRKLNMGPAFAQGAFGKLYKGTYNGEDVAIKLLERPENDLERAHLMEQQFQQEVMMLARLKHPNIVRFIGACRKPMVWCIVTEYAKGGSVRQFLTRRQNRSVPLKLAVKQALDVARGMEYVHGLNLIHRDLKSDNLLISADKSIKIADFGVARIEVQTEGMTPETGTYRWMAPEMIQHRPYTQKVDVYSFGIVLWELLTGMLPFQNMTAVQAAFAVVNKGVRPTIPNDCLPVLGEIMTRCWDGNPDNRPPFSQVVRMLEAAEIEILTTVRKARFRCCISQPMTTD from the exons ATGCTGGAGGCTCCAAAGTTTGCGGGACTTATAGACTTAAATGAGAACCATGATCATTATGGTCTCACACAAAATTTTTACCATAAGCTTGGTGAAGGGTCAAATATGTCAATCGACAGTTATGGGAGCTTGCAGATGAGCAATGGTGGAGGTTCAGTTGCAATGTCGATGGATAATAGTAGTGTTGGATCAAATGATTCACATACTCGTATTTTAAATCATCAGGGTCTCAAGCGTGTCCACAATAACTATTCGGATGCAGCTAGTGTAAATAAGGGCAAAACTTCTCATGGGTTGAGTGATGATGCCCTAGCTAAAGCGTTGATGGATCCCCGATTTCCTACCAATGGGCTTGAGAATTATGATGAGTGGACAATTGATTTGAGGAAGCTCAACATGGGGCCAGCTTTTGCTCAAGGGGCTTTTGGTAAACTGTACAAGGGAACTTACAATGGTGAGGATGTTGCTATCAAGCTTCTAGAGAGGCCAGAGAATGATCTTGAGAGGGCTCACTTGATGGAGCAACAGTTTCAGCAGGAAGTTATGATGTTGGCAAGGTTGAAACATCCAAATATTGTTCGGTTTATTGGTGCATGCCGTAAACCCATGGTGTGGTGTATTGTCACTGAATATGCTAAAGGAGGGTCAGTTCGTCAGTTTCTAACTAGGCGACAAAATCGATCTGTGCCCTTGAAGTTAGCCGTGAAGCAGGCCTTGGATGTGGCAAGGGGTATGGAATATGTGCATGGCCTGAATCTGATACATCGTGACCTGAAATCTGacaatttattaatttctgCTGATAAATCAATCAAGATTGCGGACTTTGGGGTTGCTCGTATTGAGGTGCAGACAGAAGGAATGACACCAGAGACTGGAACATACCGCTGGATGGCTCC GGAGATGATCCAGCACCGACCCTACACACAGAAAGTTGATGTTTATAGTTTTGGCATTGTTCTGTGGGAGCTTCTAACGGGGATGCTTCCCTTCCAGAACATGACTGCTGTGCAGGCAGCTTTTGCAGTCGTCAACAAAGGTGTCCGTCCAACCATCCCCAATGATTGTTTACCTGTACTAGGTGAAATCATGACTCGCTGCTGGGATGGGAACCCTGACAATAGACCACCCTTCTCTCAGGTGGTCAGAATGCTCGAGGCTGCAGAAATAGAAATCCTGACAACAGTCAGAAAGGCCCGCTTCAGGTGCTGCATCAGTCAACCCATGACTACAGATTGA
- the LOC107025957 gene encoding organic cation/carnitine transporter 7-like: MATEQAEDDSVYTMEEALTSVGIGKFQYMVLCYAGLGSVSEAVETMILSFIGPALRSQWALSPTQESLMSTVVFVGMLIGALFWGFITDSYGRRKGLLSIALVTAVCAILSIFSPNYNWLLAVRMMVGFGAGGGLVYGSWFLEFVPSEYRGMWMMMYAGFWTMGTILEALLALMIMPRLGWRWLLALSSIPSFAGLLLFVFTVESPRYLCAIGRTRDAYDILKKIAVVNKTQLPPGKLVSSQVTEEHEELLSPGKSRVSILKSGFSSLLMLLSPALLRNTLLIWVVYIGNAFSYYGIILLTSLFSSGQCQHSSIALNLNDDQSLYTNVLINSLAEIPGTILAAIMVDTIGRKLSVALMCGLSFLFLLPLLAPQLPALTTGLLFGARTFISGSFVIVGVYCREIYPTSVRSTGIGVANSVGRIGPMISPIVVVHLLRGCHQTAAIACFEAVLALSAVSVMLLTVETKGRELIDTQDV, translated from the exons ATGGCAACAGAGCAAGCTGAAGATGATTCTGTGTACACAATGGAAGAAGCTCTCACATCAGTTGGAATTGGTAAATTTCAGTATATGGTATTGTGTTATGCAGGTCTTGGTTCTGTTTCAGAAGCAGTAGAGACTATGATTCTCTCTTTTATTGGACCTGCTTTAAGGTCCCAATGGGCTCTTTCTCCTACTCAAGAAAGTCTTATGAGTACTGTCGTTTTCGTTGGCATGTTAATCGGAGCTTTATTTTGGGGGTTTATCACTGATTCTTATGGAAGAAG AAAGGGGCTTTTGAGTATAGCGTTAGTGACAGCTGTATGTGCAATACTGAGTATCTTTTcaccgaattataattggttGCTTGCTGTGCGTATGATGGTTGGATTTGGAGCTGGGGGTGGACTTGTGTATGGATCTTGGTTTCTTGAATTTGTTCCTTCAGAATATAGGGGAATGTGGATGATGATGTATGCAGGTTTTTGGACAATGGGAACAATACTTGAGGCTCTATTAGCACTG ATGATTATGCCAAGATTGGGTTGGAGATGGTTACTGGCCTTATCGTCCATACCATCATTTGCAGGACTTCTGTTATTTGTATTTACAGTAGAATCTCCTAGATATCTATGTGCCATAGGTAGGACTAGAGACGCCTATGATATTCTGAAGAAAATAGCTGTTGTCAATAAGACACAACTTCCCCCTGGAAAGCTCGTATCTTCTCAAGTGACTGAGGAGCATGAGGAATTGCTTTCCCCTGGGAAAAGCAGAGTCTCGATTCTTAAATCAGGCTTCTCATCACTACTTATGCTTTTGTCCCCCGCGTTACTTAGAAATACCCTCCTCATATGGGTGGTTTATATTGGAAATGCCTTCTCATATTACGGCATTATATTGCTGACCTCACTGTTTAGCAGTGGACAATGTCAACATTCGTCAATTGCTCTGAACCTGAATGATGATCAGAGCCTTTACACTAATGTGCTCATAAACAGTCTTGCCg AGATCCCTGGAACTATTTTAGCAGCTATAATGGTGGATACAATTGGTCGAAAACTCAGTGTGGCACTTATGTGTGGTTTAAGCTTCCTGTTCCTTTTACCGCTTCTTGCACCTCAACTGCCTGCTTTGACTACTGGCTTATTATTTGGTGCTCGTACTTTCATTTCTGGAAGCTTCGTCATTGTGGGTGTCTATTGTCGAGAG ATATACCCAACGTCTGTAAGGTCAACTGGTATTGGAGTTGCAAATTCTGTGGGAAGAATAGGGCCTATGATTTCTCCTATAGTGGTGGTGCATCTGCTAAGAGGGTGTCATCAGACGGCTGCAATCGCATGTTTCGAAGCAGTTCTAGCTTTGTCAGCAGTCAGTGTTATGCTCTTAACAGTAGAGACAAAGGGTAGGGAACTAATTGATACTCAGGATGTCTAa